The following is a genomic window from Streptomyces sp. NBC_01381.
GCTGGGGATCGGTCCCGGCCATGGGTGCGATCACCTCGATCATGCGGGCGCACCAGATCCTGCTCGCCGAGGTCGACGCGGTCGTCAAGCCGTACGGACTGACCTTCGCGCGCTACGAGGCGCTGGTCCTGCTGACCTTCTCGCAGGCCGGCGAGCTGCCGATGTCGAAGATCGGCGAGCGGCTCATGGTCCACCCCACGTCGGTCACGAACACGGTCGACCGCCTGGTGAAGTCCGGCCTCGTCGACAAGCGCCCGAACCCCAACGACGGGCGCGGCACGCTCGCCTCCATCACGGAGAAGGGCCGCGAGGTCGTCGAGGCCGCCACCCGCGAGCTGATGGCGATGGACTTCGGGCTCGGGGTGTACGACGCCGAGGAGTGCGCGGAGATCTTCGCGATGCTGCGGCCGCTGCGGGTCGCGGCGGAGGACTTCGAGGAGCAGTAGGGGGCGGGCGGTACCGGAAGCGGGGCCGCCGGAAGATCGCGCAAAACGGGCCGATACCCTCGAACGCATGAAGAAGAGCGTGCTGACCCGATACCGGGTGATGGCCTATGTCACCGCCGTCATGTTGCTCGTGCTGTGCACCTGCATGGTTTTCAAGTACGGCTTCGACAAGGGTGAGGACCTGACGCTGGTCGTCTCCCAGGTCCACGGCGTCCTCTACATCATCTACCTGATCTTCGCCTTCGACCTGGGCTCCAAGGCGAAGTGGCCCTTCGGGAAGCTGCTCTGGGTGCTGGTCTCGGGCACCATTCCGACGGCCGCGTTCTTCGTCGAGCGCAAGGTCGCGCGGGACGTCGAGCCGCTGATCGTCGACGGTTCGCCGGTCACCGCCAAGGCGTAGCCTCCACCGCCGCGGAGATACCCGTGGCGGTCAGCCATCGACATTTACTAGGACGTCCTAGTAAATTCGAAGGTATGGACGCTGACGCCATCGAGGAGGGCCGCCGTCGCTGGCAGGCCCGGTACGACACCGCGAAGAAGCGCGACGCGGATTTCACGACGCTCTCCGGCGACCCGGTCGAGCCCGTCTACGGGCCGCGGCCCGGGGACACCTATGAGGGATTCGAGCGGATCGGATGGCCCGGCGAGTACCCCTTCACCCGCGGACTCCACCCCACCGGCTACCGCGGCCGGACCTGGACCATCCGCCAGTTCGCCGGCTTCGGCAACGCCGAGCAGACGAACGAGCGCTACAAGATGATCCTGGCCGCCGGCGGCGGCGGCCTCTCCGTGGCCTTCGACATGCCGACCCTGATGGGCCGCGACTCCGACGACGCGCACTCGCTCGGCGAGGTCGGGCACTGCGGGGTCGCCATCGACTCGGCCGCCGACATGGAGGTCCTGTTCAAGGACATCCCGCTCGGTGACGTCACGACGTCGATGACGATCTCCGGACCCGCCGTCCCCGTCTTCTGCATGTACCTGGTCGCCGCCGAGCGGCAGGGCATCGACCCGGGCATCCTGAACGGCACGCTCCAGACGGACATCTTCAAGGAGTACATCGCCCAGAAGGAGTGGCTCTTCCAGCCCGAGCCGCACCTGCGCCTCATCGGCGACCTGATGGAGCACTGCGCGCGCGACATCCCCGCGTACAAGCCCCTGTCGGTCTCCGGCTATCACATCCGCGAGGCCGGGGCGACGGCCGCGCAGGAGCTGGCGTACACGCTTGCCGACGGCTTCGGTTACGTCGAGCTGGGCCTGAGCCGCGGCATGGACGTGGACGTCTTCGCGCCCGGACTGAGCTTCTTCTTCGACGCGCACCTGGACTTCTTCGAGGAGATCGCCAAGTTCCGCGCGGCCCGCAGGATCTGGGCCCGCTGGATGCGGGACGTGTACGGCGCCAAGACCGACAAGGCCCAGTGGCTGCGCTTCCACACGCAGACCGCGGGGGTCTCCCTGACGGCACAGCAGCCGTACAACAACGTCGTACGCACCGCCGTCGAGGCGCTCTCCGCGGTCCTCGGCGGCACCAACTCCCTGCACACGAACGCCCTCGACGAGACCCTCGCGCTGCCCAGCGAGCAGGCCGCCGAGATCGCGCTGCGCACGCAGCAGGTGCTGATGGAGGAGACCGGCGTCGCCAACGTGGCGGATCCGCTGGGCGGTTCCTGGTACGTGGAGCAGCTCACCGACCGTATCGAGGCCGACGCCGAGAAGATCTTCGAGCAGATCAAGGAGCGGGGGCGTCGGGCGCACCCGGATGGGCAGCACCCCATCGGGCCCATCACCTCCGGGATCCTGCGGGGCATAGAGGACGGCTGGTTCACCGGCAACATCGCCGAATCGGCCTTCCAGTACCAGCAGTCCCTGGAGAAGGGTGACAAGCGGGTCGTGGGCGTCAATGTCCACCATGGTTCCGTCACCGGTGACCTGGAGATTCTGCGGGTCAGTCATGAGGTGGAGCGGGAGCAGGTGAAGGTGCTCGGGGCCCGCCGGGGTGCGCGGGACGATGCGAGGGTGCGGGCCTCGCTGGACGCCATGCTGGCTGCCGCGCGGGACGGGTCGAACATGATCGGCCCCATGCTGGAGGCGGTGCGGGCCGAGGCGACCCTCGGGGAGATCTGTGATGCGCTGCGGGATGAGTGGGGGATTTACACCGAGCCGCCTGGGTTCTAGTTCGGGGGTTTGGTGGTGCGTGGGGATCTGCGGGCTCGTTGTGGCTTGTCGCGCCCACGCGGCGGAGCCGCAAGTGTCACAGCCCCGCGCCCCTGCGGGGCGCACCTGCATGGTCGAAGTGATGGGTGTGGTCGGCACTTAGTTGGGTAGGCGCGGCGAACGTCAGTTCGTTCTGCCCCTGGAGCCACCTGTGTCACCTGCGAGCCTGCCCGGGCCCACCCGTACCGCCGTCACCGCCATCGGAGTCGCCTCGGTCACTCTGCTCGGTGCGCTGGCGGTGGGCGGTTCCGGTGAGGTGAGCGCCAGCCCGCCGGCCGAGCCGAAGGTCCAGGACGCCTTCGACTCGCTGGGCCCCGAGGTGTACGCGGCGAAGCTGGCGAACGGGCGGACGGCGCACTACTCCGACTCCGGCAACAAGGACGGCAAGCCCGTCCTCTACATCGGCGGCACCGGCACCAGCGCCCGCGCCGCGCACATGACGGACTACTTCCGTACGACGCGCGAGAACCTCGGCCTGCGCATCATCTCCGTGGAGCGCAACGGCTTCGGCGACACCGAATTCGACAAGGGCCTGGGCAAGGCGGACTTCGCGAAGGACGCGCTGGAGGTGCTCGACCGGCTGAAGATCGACGACGTCAGCGTCGTCGCGATCTCCGGCGGCGGGCCGTACGCGGCGGAGCTGGCCTCGCGGGCGCCCGGGCGGATCTCGGCGCTGCATCTGGCCGCCGCGCTCCCGCCGTACGGGGCGAAGCCCGCGTACTGCGCGATGTCCGACGAGGCGCTTGCCGCCGCCCTGAAGGACTCGATCAAGGATCCCCGCAAGTGGTGGGCGTTCCCCGACGACAGCCCCGTCAAGTCGATACCGGGCTTCGCCGACACGGCGTACGAAGAGGGCGCGCGGACCTACAACCAGCGCGGCCAGCAGGCCGATCCGGCGCCGCAGGTGCACGAGCAGAAGCTGTACTGCGAGCGGCCGGGCCCGGATCTCGCGAAGCTCGACGCCCCCGTCTACCTCTACGGCGGAAAGAAGGACACGACCGTTCCGCCGGCCACCCTCAAGACCTGGCAGGAGGCGCTGCCCGACACGGCGAAGGTGCGTACGTACGCCGACTCCGGGCACGACGTGCAGTACCGGCACTGGGATCAGATCCTGGTCGACCTGGCCGGGCAGGGGGAGCGGACGGTCATCTGCCGCGGCAAGCACACGAAGGTGCCGTACGCGAAGGAAGCGGACCGGCTCGTCGCCGAGGGCAAGGCGACGCTCGGCAGTTGCGCGTGGACCAAGTAGGGGTGGACCAAGTAGGAGTGGACCCAGTAGGCGTGGGCTAAGCAGGGAGCGTCAGTCTGAACTGCGCGCCGCCGCCCGGCGCCGCCTCGGCGGTCAGCTCCGCGCCATGCGCGTGCGCGATCTGGCGTGCCATCGCCAGGCCAAGGCCCGAGCCCGGAAGGGCGCGGGCCTTCTCCGCGCGGTAGAAGCGGTCGAAGACGTAGGGGAGGTCCTCCGCCGCGATGCCGGGCCCGTGGTCGCGGACCGTCAGGGTGGTGCGGGTGAGGGTCACTTCCACCGGCGTCCCCGGCGGGCTGAACTTGGCCGCGTTGTCGAGGAGGTTCGTCAGCAGGCGGGACAGGCGTGCGGGGACTCCTGGGATGTTCAACTCGGCGGCTTCCGGGGCCACTTGGAGGGTGAAGGGGACCTGGGGCCAGTGGCCGCGCGCCGCGTCCACCCCGTGGGCCACCAGTGGTGCGAGGCGTACCTCCTCCAGGAGGGGCTGTGGCTCCTCGTCCCGGGCCAGCTCGATCAAGTCGTTGACCATGCCGGTGACTTCACGGAGCTGGCGGGTCAGGGCTCCTGATGCCCGGTCGCGCTGAGTGTCCGTCAGGCGGTCGGCCCGGGCCAGGAGTTCCGCGTTCGTACGCAGCGCCGTCAGCGGCGTACGCAGCTCGTGCGAGGCGTCGGCGACGAGGCGGCGGCGGGCGGTGACCGACTCCTCCAGCTCGGCCAGCATGGTGTTGAAGGAGGTCGCGAGCCGCGTCACCTCGTCCTCGCGGCCCGGTGGCCCCGGCGGCAGCTCGATGCGGTGCCGGGCGTCGCGGGTGGCCGCGATGCGTTCCGCGGTGGCGGTGAGGCGGGCGACCGGGGCGAGGGCGGTGCGCGAGACCCAGTAGCCGCCGAGCCCGGAGAGCAGGATGCCGACGCCGCCCACCGCCGAGAGGAGGTACGCGGTCTGCCGCACGCCCCGGTTCGCGATGTCGGCCCGCAGGGCGACCTGCACGGCCTCGCCCTTGCCGTAGCTGGTGGTGAGCATCCGGACCGGCTTCCCGTGCAGCGTGAAGTCCGTTCTGTACGGCGCCAGTTGGCCGCTCGCGACCCGCCGGGTGGCGGACGAGACCGGGAGGAGGTAGGGCTCGGACGGGTCGTCGTCCGCGTCGGCGGGGACGATCTGCGAGCAGGCCGGTGCGCCGAGGAACCGGCACTGGCCCGTGACGACGCCCGGCCCGCCGTCGTGCTGCTGCTGGGCGATCAGGGTCGCCGACTGGGCGAGGTTCTGGTCGAGCTGCTGGTACAGCTTGAAGCGGATGACGAGGAACGCGGCCATGCACACCCCGACCGCGACGAGGGCGACCGCCGCGGCGGTGGCCACCGCGAGCCGGGCGCGCAGCGGGCGGCGGCGGCGCCACCGGGCGCCGAGCCTGCGGCGGGCGCTCATGGGCTGCCGAGCCGGTAGCCGACGCCGTGCACGGTGTGCACGATGCGGGGCTCGCCGTCCGACTCCAGCTTGCGGCGCAGATAACCGACGTACACGGCAAGGGAGTTGGAGTCCGGGCCGAAGTCGCGGCCCCATACCGACTCCTGGATCAGTTCGCGGGGCAGCACCTGGCCCGCGTTGCGCAGGAGCAGTTCGAGCAGGGCGGCTTCGGTGCGGCTGAACTCGATCGGGCGGGAGCCCCGGCGGCCGGTGCGGGTGGCCGGGTCGAGGGTGAGGTCTCCGTAGCTGAGCTCGCCGCCGGTTTCGTCGGCGGCGCGCTCGGGGGCGGCGCGGCGCAGCAGGGCCCTGACGCGGGCCACCAGCTCGTCCAGGGCGAAGGGCTTGACCAGGTAGTCGTCCGCGCCCGCGTCGAGGCCGTCGACGCGTTCGCTGACGGAGTCCAGGGCGGTGAGGACGAGTACGGGGGTGCGGTCGCCTGCGGCGCGCAATTGGCGGCATACGGCGAGGCCGTCCAGGACCGGCATCAGGACGTCCAGGACCAGGAGGTCGGGCTCCCAGCGGGCCACTGCCGTGAGCGCGCGCTGGCCGTCGGCGGCGCCGCGGACCAGGTGGCCCTCGATCGTGAGGGCGTCCTCTACCGCTGCGCGGACCTCGGGGTCGTCATCTACTACGAGAATCTTGGCGGCGGGGGCTTGCGTCACGTGGGGCCTGCCGTGCCGGTGCTGGGCGCCTGGTTCATCGGTGCCCGGCGGTGTGGCGTCGTGCCCACCCGTTCCGCCGTGCGGAACGCCTGCCCACAACGCGGACGGGCGTCGCTTGTGCTCGGAGATCTCATGGATCAAAGGTGCCAAACCTTGCTCTTAAAACACTCTTAGACCTGCTCGTGATGCTCCATTGCCATGCGAACACCCGATATGCGATCTCCCGATGCGGGGGCCAGGCCGCCGCTCTCCGTCGTCATCGGCGCGGGCGGCACCGGCGGGCACATCTATCCCGGGCTCGCCCTCGCCGACGCCCTGCGGCGGGCCGTGCCCGGCGCGGTCGTCTCCTTCGTCGGTACGGAACGGGGGCTTGAGACCCGGCTGATACCGGACGCCGGGTACCGGCTCCACACCGTCGACATGATTCCGTTCGACCCGTCGCTCGGCGCCAAGCGGTATCTGCTGCCCGCCGCCCTGGTGAAGTCCGGCGCCCAGTGCCGGGCGATCCTGCGGGCACAGGGCGCGCAGGTGGCCGTCGGCATGGGCGGCTACCCGAGCGCCCCGGTCATCGTCGGCGCCAGGATGGCCGGTCTGCCCAGCCTCATCCACGAGTCGAACGCCGTCCCCGGCCGCGCCAACCGTTTCGCCGCCCGGCTCACCCCGAACATCGCGGTCGCCTTCGACCGCAGCAAGGCGCATCTGCCCGGCGGCGACCGGGCCTTCACCACCGGGATGCCGATCGCCGCGCCGCTCGCCGCGCTCGACCGTGCCGCGCTGCGGGCCGAGGCCCGCCGGGAGTACGGGGTGCCGGAAGCGGCCCGGATGCTGCTCTTCAACGGCGGCAGTCTCGGTGCGGCCCGGCTCACCGAGGCGGCCGTGGGGCTCGCGGCGCGCTGGCGGCACCGCGGCGATGTACAGCTCCTCATCAAGACCGGGCCCGCCGCCCTCGACGAGACGCGGCGGCGCCTGACGGAGGCGGGTGCGGACACCATCGCCCGCGCCGTGCCCTACCTCGACCGGATGGACCTCGCGTACGCCGCCGCGGACCTGGTCGTCTGCCGCGCCGGTTCGGCGACCGTCGCGGAGCTCGCCGCCACCGGGGTTCCGGCCGTCCTCGTCCCCTACCCGCACGCGCCCGGCGACCACCAGACCCACAACGCGCGGGTCCTCTCCGACGCGGGCGCGGGTCTGCTGCTGTCCGACGGCGAGACGACGGCGGCGCGGCTCGCGGAGCTTGTCGGGCCGCTGCTCGCCGATCCCGCGCGGCTCGCCGCGATGAGCGGTGCGGCCGATCCGGGGCCGCACGCCCGCGCCGCCGATCTGCTCGCCGAGCGGGTCATCCAACTCACCCACCACGCCTCTCACTTGGAGTACGCATGAACCGCAACGACACCTTCGACTGGACCGGCCGTACTGTCCTCGTCACCGGAGCCGAGGGCTTCATCGGCTCGACGCTCGTCGATCTGCTCCTGGAGCAGGGCGCGAAGGTCCGCGCCTTCGTGCACTACAAGCCGTACGCGGAGAAGGGGCACCTCGCGCATCTGCTCGGCGACCCGCGGGTCGAGATGCTCGCGGGCGACGTCCGGGACGCCGGGCGCGTGATGGACGCGGTCGAGGGCTGTGACACCGTCTTCCACCTGGCCGCGCTGATCGGCATTCCGTACTCGTACGACTCCCCGGGCGCGTACGTCCAGACGAATGTCGTCGGCACGGAGAACGTGGCGGAGGCGTGCCGGCGGCACTCGGTGCGGCGGCTGGTCCACACGTCCACCAGCGAGGTGTACGGGACGGCGCTGACCGCCCCCATCTCCGAGGATCACCCGCTTCAGCCCCAGTCGCCGTACTCCGCGTCGAAGATAGGCGCCGACATGATGGCGCTCTCCCACTGGCACGCCTTCGAGCTGCCGGTGACGGTGGTGCGCCCCTTCAACACGTACGGGCCGCGGCAGTCGGCCCGCGCGGTGATCCCCACGATCCTGGCCCAACTCCACTCCGGGGCACGGGAGATCAAGCTGGGCTCGCTGACGCCGACGCGTGATTTCACGTACGTGACGGACACCGCGCGGGGGTTCATGGCGCTGGCGGGGTGTGCGGGTGCCGTTGGCCATGCGGTGAATCTCGGGGTGGGCCGGGAGATTTCGATCGGTGACCTGGCGGAGGCGTTGATCGTGGCGTCCGGCCGCGAGGCGAAGGTGGTCGTCGACCCGTCCCGCCTCCGCCCCTCCGGGAGCGAGGTGCAGCGGCTGCTGTCCGACAACTCCCTCGCTCGGGAGCTGTCGGGGTGGGAGCCTCAGGTTTCCCTGACGGAGGGGTTGAAGCTGACCTCGGCCTGGGTTGCCGAGAACCTGCGCCTCTTTGCTCCGGACCGCTATCAGGTCTGATCTTCGGCCGCGGGCTGTGTGTGGCTGGTCGCGCAGTTCCCCGCGCCCCTTGCGGGGCACTCTCGTCGCCGCCCGATCAAGGTTGCGCCGCAGCCGCCGACAGCCCGCCCAGCAGCAGCAAGGTGAAGCTGCGGGCCCAGGCCTCGTCGATTGGTTCCGCGCTGACCAGGGCGCGGTGGACCACCGCGCCCGCTGTCACGTCGAAGATGAGGTCGGCCGTCCGCGCGGCGGCCGCGGGGTCGGGTTCCGGGGGGAGTTCCCCCCGCTGCTGTGCCCGCTGCCGCCCCGCGAGGACCAGCCGCTTCTGGCGGTCCACGATCGACGTGCGGATCCGCTCCCGCAGGGGCTCGTCCGACGTCGACTCGGCGACCACCGCCATCAGCGCGGTCTTCGTCTCGGGGCGGCTCAGCAGTGCCGCGAACTGCAGGACCACGCCCTCGATGTCGGCGGCGAGGCTGCCCCGGTCCGGCAGTTCCAGCTCGTCGAAGAGTTCCGCCACCGCGTCCACGACCAGCTCGCTCTTGCCCGCCCAGCGGCGGTAGAGGGTCGTCTTGGCGACGCCGGCCCGCGTGGCGACATCGCCGAGGGTCAGCTTGGACCAGCCGAGTTCGACCAGTGCCTGACGGGTCGACTCCAGGATCGCGGTGTCCGCCGCCGCGCTGCGGGGACGGCCGCCCGTGCGGGCGGATGGGGGGATGCGGCTCTGCATCCCGCGACCATACCGGCCAGTACGGATCCGTCCTGAACGGCGGCGAGTGAGCGAGATCACCGAAGTTCGTCCAGGTGGGCGGTCCACGCGCGACGCGGGACAGTTACGCTACGACTCGTAGCGAAAGATCGTGAGCGGCAGACGAACGGCACTTCTCGAAGCCCACGATCCGAAGCAGCGACAGTGGAGCGACAACCACAGCGACACCACAGGTACGGGGTGGGGACCCCGTACCGACAACCAGCGGTCCTCCTCGGGACCTTGGCACCGCGGCCGTCCGTGGCCCCGCAATCCGGCGGGGGGTCACGGACAGGCGCGGTTCCCGCACGGCTTGGGGGAGGATGTACTCATGCAGCCACGGAACATGTCCATGAGCGGAGTCGTCGACCTCGCCGCCGTGAAGGCGGCCCAGGAGGCCAAGGCGAAGGCGGAGCAGGCGCGCGCCGAAGCGGCCCGGCAGGGCGGCGGCGCCGTGTCCGCCGTTTCTCCCGCGAGTCTCGTCATCGACGTAGACGAGGCGGGCTTCGAGAGCGAGGTCCTGCAGCGTTCCACCGAGGTCCCGGTCGTCATCGACTTCTGGGCCGAGTGGTGCGAGCCGTGCAAGCAGCTGAGTCCGCTGCTCGAAGGCCTCGCGCGGGAGTACAACGGCCGGTTCGTCCTCGCCAAGATCGACGTCGACGCCAACCAGATGCTGATGCAGCAGTTCGGGGTCCAGGGGATCCCGGCCGTCTTCGCGGTGGTGGCCGGGCAGGCCCTGCCGCTCTTCCAGGGCGCGGCCCCGGTGGAGCAGATCCGCCAGACCCTGGACCAGCTGATCCAGGTCGGAGAGGAGCGCTTCGGCCTGACCGGTCTCGTCGTCGACCCGGACGCCCAGGGCGGCGACCAGGAGGCGCCCGCTCCCGCCGAGGTTCCGGCGGGTCCCTATGACGCGCTGCTCGAAGCGGCGGTCGAGGCGCTTGACGCGGGCGACCTGGGCGGCGCGGTCCAGGCGTACCGCAACGTACTCGGCGACGACCCGGGCAACACGGAGGCCAAGCTCGGTCTCGCCCAGGCCGAACTGCTGCAGCGCGTCCAGGGCCTGGACCCGCAGCAGGTCCGCAAGGACGCGGCCGACAACCCCGCGGACGTGCCGGCGCAGATCGCCGCCGCCGACCTGGATCTGGTGGGCGGTCATGTCGAGGACGCCTTCGGGCGGCTCATCGACGCGGTGCGGCGCACGGCGGGCGAGGACCGGGACGCCGCGCGGGTGCGGCTGCTCGAACTCCTCGAAGTGGTCGGCTCGGACGACCCGCGGGTGACGGCGGCGCGCACACAGCTCGCGCGGGTCCTGTTCTGACCCTGTTCGACCCCTCGCGAGTCGTTCGCTGACCAGTCCCTAAACACTGGGGCTTGTGATGCCCGAGTGAAAACTTGGTCGCCAAGGCGCCACAGTGGCCGCGTTTTACCAAATCTTGGTAATCGCGGCCGCTGTTACTTGGAGTAAGTCCGAGCCGGTCTTCTGTCCGGTTGCGTCCTTCAACATCCCGGTCTGTTCCGCGCGTTGACGACACCGTCCGTGCCCGACCGATACCGCGCGGTCGTGCATCGGTTATCGCGCCGTTACTAGCGAGTAACGAACCCCCTTGTGCGGGCGGCGAGAATGCACCACGATCGGCGACGCTCGGTCCAATAACCCGCAGCCCGACAGCCAATCGGGAGCGGGGTTTCTGGGTCCCCACCGAGCAGGCCGGAGACACCCCGTCACCGGTCTTGGACAGGGGGGTCTCTGCCATCCGGCAGGGCCTGTCCGGCAGGTTGTGCGTGTTGCGTGCGACCAGTGGTTGTCGCTCGGGGGTGATCGCCGGTGATTAGGGCGCAGTTGCGCGCCTCCGATGCGGGCGCTCTCCTTCCCGAGGACGTAGCACTTCTCCCATCCCTGCCCGACTGAGCCGCCCGAACGGGAGCAGTCAGGGCCGGAGATGTACGTCCGAGAAGGAGGAAAGTCATGGAGTCCGTGGCTCGTGGCGGAACCAGATGGAAGCGGTTCGCCGTAG
Proteins encoded in this region:
- a CDS encoding MarR family winged helix-turn-helix transcriptional regulator — encoded protein: MPKPLSLPFDPIARADELWKQRWGSVPAMGAITSIMRAHQILLAEVDAVVKPYGLTFARYEALVLLTFSQAGELPMSKIGERLMVHPTSVTNTVDRLVKSGLVDKRPNPNDGRGTLASITEKGREVVEAATRELMAMDFGLGVYDAEECAEIFAMLRPLRVAAEDFEEQ
- a CDS encoding DUF3817 domain-containing protein, encoding MKKSVLTRYRVMAYVTAVMLLVLCTCMVFKYGFDKGEDLTLVVSQVHGVLYIIYLIFAFDLGSKAKWPFGKLLWVLVSGTIPTAAFFVERKVARDVEPLIVDGSPVTAKA
- a CDS encoding methylmalonyl-CoA mutase — its product is MDADAIEEGRRRWQARYDTAKKRDADFTTLSGDPVEPVYGPRPGDTYEGFERIGWPGEYPFTRGLHPTGYRGRTWTIRQFAGFGNAEQTNERYKMILAAGGGGLSVAFDMPTLMGRDSDDAHSLGEVGHCGVAIDSAADMEVLFKDIPLGDVTTSMTISGPAVPVFCMYLVAAERQGIDPGILNGTLQTDIFKEYIAQKEWLFQPEPHLRLIGDLMEHCARDIPAYKPLSVSGYHIREAGATAAQELAYTLADGFGYVELGLSRGMDVDVFAPGLSFFFDAHLDFFEEIAKFRAARRIWARWMRDVYGAKTDKAQWLRFHTQTAGVSLTAQQPYNNVVRTAVEALSAVLGGTNSLHTNALDETLALPSEQAAEIALRTQQVLMEETGVANVADPLGGSWYVEQLTDRIEADAEKIFEQIKERGRRAHPDGQHPIGPITSGILRGIEDGWFTGNIAESAFQYQQSLEKGDKRVVGVNVHHGSVTGDLEILRVSHEVEREQVKVLGARRGARDDARVRASLDAMLAAARDGSNMIGPMLEAVRAEATLGEICDALRDEWGIYTEPPGF
- a CDS encoding alpha/beta fold hydrolase is translated as MSPASLPGPTRTAVTAIGVASVTLLGALAVGGSGEVSASPPAEPKVQDAFDSLGPEVYAAKLANGRTAHYSDSGNKDGKPVLYIGGTGTSARAAHMTDYFRTTRENLGLRIISVERNGFGDTEFDKGLGKADFAKDALEVLDRLKIDDVSVVAISGGGPYAAELASRAPGRISALHLAAALPPYGAKPAYCAMSDEALAAALKDSIKDPRKWWAFPDDSPVKSIPGFADTAYEEGARTYNQRGQQADPAPQVHEQKLYCERPGPDLAKLDAPVYLYGGKKDTTVPPATLKTWQEALPDTAKVRTYADSGHDVQYRHWDQILVDLAGQGERTVICRGKHTKVPYAKEADRLVAEGKATLGSCAWTK
- a CDS encoding cell wall metabolism sensor histidine kinase WalK, with the protein product MSARRRLGARWRRRRPLRARLAVATAAAVALVAVGVCMAAFLVIRFKLYQQLDQNLAQSATLIAQQQHDGGPGVVTGQCRFLGAPACSQIVPADADDDPSEPYLLPVSSATRRVASGQLAPYRTDFTLHGKPVRMLTTSYGKGEAVQVALRADIANRGVRQTAYLLSAVGGVGILLSGLGGYWVSRTALAPVARLTATAERIAATRDARHRIELPPGPPGREDEVTRLATSFNTMLAELEESVTARRRLVADASHELRTPLTALRTNAELLARADRLTDTQRDRASGALTRQLREVTGMVNDLIELARDEEPQPLLEEVRLAPLVAHGVDAARGHWPQVPFTLQVAPEAAELNIPGVPARLSRLLTNLLDNAAKFSPPGTPVEVTLTRTTLTVRDHGPGIAAEDLPYVFDRFYRAEKARALPGSGLGLAMARQIAHAHGAELTAEAAPGGGAQFRLTLPA
- a CDS encoding response regulator transcription factor — its product is MTQAPAAKILVVDDDPEVRAAVEDALTIEGHLVRGAADGQRALTAVARWEPDLLVLDVLMPVLDGLAVCRQLRAAGDRTPVLVLTALDSVSERVDGLDAGADDYLVKPFALDELVARVRALLRRAAPERAADETGGELSYGDLTLDPATRTGRRGSRPIEFSRTEAALLELLLRNAGQVLPRELIQESVWGRDFGPDSNSLAVYVGYLRRKLESDGEPRIVHTVHGVGYRLGSP
- a CDS encoding glycosyltransferase; its protein translation is MRTPDMRSPDAGARPPLSVVIGAGGTGGHIYPGLALADALRRAVPGAVVSFVGTERGLETRLIPDAGYRLHTVDMIPFDPSLGAKRYLLPAALVKSGAQCRAILRAQGAQVAVGMGGYPSAPVIVGARMAGLPSLIHESNAVPGRANRFAARLTPNIAVAFDRSKAHLPGGDRAFTTGMPIAAPLAALDRAALRAEARREYGVPEAARMLLFNGGSLGAARLTEAAVGLAARWRHRGDVQLLIKTGPAALDETRRRLTEAGADTIARAVPYLDRMDLAYAAADLVVCRAGSATVAELAATGVPAVLVPYPHAPGDHQTHNARVLSDAGAGLLLSDGETTAARLAELVGPLLADPARLAAMSGAADPGPHARAADLLAERVIQLTHHASHLEYA
- a CDS encoding SDR family NAD(P)-dependent oxidoreductase, producing the protein MNRNDTFDWTGRTVLVTGAEGFIGSTLVDLLLEQGAKVRAFVHYKPYAEKGHLAHLLGDPRVEMLAGDVRDAGRVMDAVEGCDTVFHLAALIGIPYSYDSPGAYVQTNVVGTENVAEACRRHSVRRLVHTSTSEVYGTALTAPISEDHPLQPQSPYSASKIGADMMALSHWHAFELPVTVVRPFNTYGPRQSARAVIPTILAQLHSGAREIKLGSLTPTRDFTYVTDTARGFMALAGCAGAVGHAVNLGVGREISIGDLAEALIVASGREAKVVVDPSRLRPSGSEVQRLLSDNSLARELSGWEPQVSLTEGLKLTSAWVAENLRLFAPDRYQV
- a CDS encoding TetR/AcrR family transcriptional regulator, which translates into the protein MQSRIPPSARTGGRPRSAAADTAILESTRQALVELGWSKLTLGDVATRAGVAKTTLYRRWAGKSELVVDAVAELFDELELPDRGSLAADIEGVVLQFAALLSRPETKTALMAVVAESTSDEPLRERIRTSIVDRQKRLVLAGRQRAQQRGELPPEPDPAAAARTADLIFDVTAGAVVHRALVSAEPIDEAWARSFTLLLLGGLSAAAAQP
- a CDS encoding tetratricopeptide repeat protein; this translates as MQPRNMSMSGVVDLAAVKAAQEAKAKAEQARAEAARQGGGAVSAVSPASLVIDVDEAGFESEVLQRSTEVPVVIDFWAEWCEPCKQLSPLLEGLAREYNGRFVLAKIDVDANQMLMQQFGVQGIPAVFAVVAGQALPLFQGAAPVEQIRQTLDQLIQVGEERFGLTGLVVDPDAQGGDQEAPAPAEVPAGPYDALLEAAVEALDAGDLGGAVQAYRNVLGDDPGNTEAKLGLAQAELLQRVQGLDPQQVRKDAADNPADVPAQIAAADLDLVGGHVEDAFGRLIDAVRRTAGEDRDAARVRLLELLEVVGSDDPRVTAARTQLARVLF